From the Pseudomonas sp. SORT22 genome, one window contains:
- the murU gene encoding N-acetylmuramate alpha-1-phosphate uridylyltransferase MurU, with the protein MKAMILAAGKGERMRPLTLHTPKPLVPVAGMPLIEYHLRALAAAGLKDVVINHAWLGQQIEDHLGDGSLWGLNISYSPEGEPLETGGGIFKALPLLGDEPFVLVNGDIWTEYDFAGLPKHLDGLAHLVLVDNPGHHGKGDFCLDKGQVSDANADADTLTYSGIAVLAPELFADCQAGAFKLAPLLRQAMTAGQVSGEHFSGHWVDVGTLERLAEVEQLLAERR; encoded by the coding sequence ATGAAAGCGATGATTCTTGCTGCAGGCAAAGGCGAGCGCATGCGCCCGCTGACCCTGCACACCCCCAAGCCGTTGGTGCCGGTGGCCGGTATGCCGCTGATCGAGTACCACCTGCGTGCGTTGGCAGCGGCCGGCCTCAAGGATGTGGTAATCAATCACGCCTGGCTCGGGCAGCAGATCGAAGATCACCTGGGCGATGGTTCGCTCTGGGGCCTGAACATCAGTTACTCACCCGAAGGCGAGCCGCTGGAGACCGGCGGCGGCATCTTCAAGGCCCTGCCGTTGCTGGGCGATGAGCCTTTTGTGCTGGTCAATGGCGATATCTGGACCGAGTACGACTTCGCCGGCTTGCCGAAGCACCTCGACGGCCTGGCCCACCTGGTGCTGGTGGATAACCCTGGTCATCATGGCAAGGGTGACTTCTGTCTGGATAAAGGCCAGGTCAGCGATGCCAACGCCGATGCCGACACCCTGACCTACAGCGGAATCGCCGTGCTCGCCCCGGAGCTGTTTGCCGACTGCCAGGCCGGCGCCTTCAAGCTGGCGCCGCTGCTGCGCCAGGCGATGACGGCCGGGCAGGTCAGTGGTGAGCATTTCAGCGGACACTGGGTGGATGTCGGCACCCTGGAGCGGCTGGCCGAAGTCGAGCAACTGCTCGCTGAGCGCCGCTGA
- a CDS encoding alpha/beta hydrolase family protein — MFALYRTTLPALCLSLILPCTAQAAAGETPEAAADSKPAAVERQPLAERSQEDAQALERQVPAAEQQTLQAGSDSFLALWKPANTAEPEGALIILAGAGENADWPKTVGPLRRKFPDAGWHSLSLAQPDLLASAPQARVEVPPAVEKKAEPGESAPAKDTPANANASIEQATAAESENSESIEQAKAPVDDDKADAERIFARLDAAVAYAQQQNARSIVLLGNGSGAYWAARYLSERQPAQVQKLVMVAAQTPAQAEQSLDSLAPNLKVATADFFYATLPQARRAAEQRLQASKRLKDANYRQVSLTAMPGNSAAEQEQLFRRIRGWLSPEKLD, encoded by the coding sequence ATGTTCGCACTTTATCGCACGACGCTGCCGGCGTTATGCCTGTCACTGATACTACCTTGTACCGCACAAGCAGCCGCTGGCGAAACGCCAGAAGCGGCTGCCGACAGCAAACCTGCCGCAGTCGAACGCCAACCGCTGGCCGAACGCAGCCAGGAAGACGCCCAGGCCCTGGAACGCCAGGTTCCTGCAGCCGAACAGCAAACCCTGCAGGCTGGCAGCGACAGCTTCCTGGCCCTGTGGAAACCGGCCAACACTGCCGAACCCGAAGGCGCCCTGATCATTCTTGCCGGTGCTGGCGAAAATGCCGACTGGCCGAAAACCGTCGGCCCGCTGCGGCGCAAGTTTCCCGATGCCGGTTGGCACAGCCTGAGCCTGGCCCAGCCGGATTTGCTTGCCAGCGCCCCGCAGGCGCGCGTCGAAGTGCCCCCGGCAGTGGAAAAAAAGGCCGAGCCAGGCGAAAGCGCACCGGCCAAGGACACCCCGGCCAATGCCAACGCCAGTATCGAGCAAGCCACGGCAGCCGAAAGCGAGAACAGCGAAAGTATCGAACAAGCGAAGGCGCCGGTCGACGATGACAAGGCCGATGCCGAACGCATCTTCGCCCGCCTCGATGCGGCCGTTGCTTATGCCCAGCAACAGAATGCCCGCAGCATTGTCCTACTCGGTAACGGCAGCGGCGCCTACTGGGCAGCGCGTTACTTGAGCGAACGGCAACCGGCCCAGGTGCAGAAGCTGGTAATGGTCGCCGCGCAGACGCCAGCCCAGGCCGAACAGAGCCTGGACAGCCTGGCGCCGAACCTCAAGGTAGCCACCGCAGACTTCTTCTACGCCACCCTGCCCCAGGCCAGGCGCGCCGCCGAGCAGCGCCTGCAAGCCAGTAAACGCTTGAAGGACGCCAACTACCGCCAGGTCAGCCTGACCGCCATGCCAGGCAACAGCGCGGCGGAACAGGAGCAATTGTTCCGCCGCATCCGCGGCTGGCTCAGCCCGGAAAAACTCGACTAG
- a CDS encoding phosphotransferase: protein MPDHDVRLQHLNVWLAEQLANLFHKQGWGTVPAGSLTAASSDASFRRYFRWQAEGHSFIVMDAPPPQENCRPFVDIAHLLATAEVNVPVVHAQDLERGFLLLSDLGTQTYLDVINAENADGLFNDAIDALLAFQQLPMNAPLPSYDVALLRRELELFPEWYVGRELGLGFTDAQLAAWQRISSLLIDSALAQPKVLVHRDYMPRNLMDSEPNPGVLDFQDAVYGPVTYDITCLFKDAFLSWPQARVQGWLKDYWQRAQAKGIPVQADFEDFHRASDLMGVQRHLKVIGIFARICHRDGKPRYLADVPRFFAYIDEVIARRPELAELDELIESLQAAAGARP, encoded by the coding sequence ATGCCCGATCACGATGTACGCTTGCAACACCTGAATGTCTGGCTCGCCGAGCAGCTGGCAAATCTGTTCCATAAACAGGGCTGGGGCACGGTTCCCGCGGGTAGCCTGACCGCCGCCAGCAGCGATGCGAGCTTTCGCCGCTACTTCCGCTGGCAGGCCGAAGGCCACAGCTTTATTGTCATGGATGCGCCACCGCCGCAGGAAAACTGCCGGCCATTCGTTGATATTGCCCACTTGCTGGCCACGGCCGAGGTCAATGTTCCGGTCGTTCATGCCCAGGACCTTGAACGTGGTTTCCTGTTGCTCAGCGACCTGGGCACCCAGACCTACCTCGATGTGATCAACGCCGAGAACGCCGATGGCCTGTTCAACGACGCCATTGATGCGCTGCTAGCCTTCCAGCAGTTGCCGATGAACGCGCCGCTGCCAAGCTACGACGTGGCCCTGTTGCGCCGCGAGCTTGAGTTGTTCCCCGAGTGGTACGTCGGCCGTGAACTGGGCCTGGGCTTTACCGATGCGCAACTGGCCGCCTGGCAGCGTATCAGCAGCCTGTTGATCGACAGCGCCCTGGCTCAGCCAAAGGTGCTGGTGCACCGCGATTATATGCCACGCAACCTGATGGACAGCGAGCCGAACCCCGGCGTGCTGGATTTCCAGGACGCGGTGTACGGGCCGGTCACCTATGACATCACCTGCCTGTTCAAGGATGCCTTCCTGAGCTGGCCGCAGGCACGCGTGCAGGGCTGGCTGAAGGATTACTGGCAGCGCGCCCAGGCCAAGGGCATCCCGGTGCAGGCCGATTTCGAGGACTTCCACCGCGCCAGCGACCTGATGGGCGTGCAGCGTCACCTCAAGGTCATCGGCATCTTCGCGCGCATCTGCCACCGCGACGGCAAGCCGCGTTACCTGGCCGATGTACCGCGCTTCTTTGCCTATATAGATGAAGTGATCGCGCGCAGGCCGGAGCTGGCCGAACTCGATGAGCTGATCGAGAGCCTGCAGGCCGCAGCCGGAGCGCGTCCATGA
- a CDS encoding response regulator transcription factor, with the protein MIRVLVAEDHTIVREGIKQLIGLAKDMQVAGEAGNGEQLLETLRHTECEVVLLDISMPGVNGLEAIPRIRALNNPPAILVLSMHDEAQMAARALKVGAAGYATKDSDPALLLTAIRRVAGGGRYIDPDLADRMVFEVGLTDARPLHSLLSEREFSVFERLAQGANVNDIAQQLALSNKTISTHKARLMQKLNVTSLAELVKYAMEHKLL; encoded by the coding sequence GTGATTCGAGTACTGGTTGCCGAAGACCACACCATTGTCCGTGAAGGCATCAAGCAGTTGATCGGCCTGGCCAAGGACATGCAGGTAGCGGGGGAGGCCGGCAATGGCGAACAGCTGCTGGAAACCTTGCGCCATACCGAGTGTGAGGTGGTGCTGCTGGATATTTCCATGCCCGGGGTCAATGGCCTGGAGGCGATCCCGCGGATTCGCGCCTTGAACAACCCACCGGCGATCCTGGTGCTGTCGATGCACGACGAAGCGCAGATGGCAGCGCGGGCGCTGAAAGTCGGCGCTGCCGGCTACGCCACCAAGGACAGCGATCCGGCGTTGCTGCTCACCGCGATTCGTCGGGTCGCCGGTGGCGGGCGTTACATCGACCCGGACCTGGCTGACCGCATGGTCTTCGAGGTCGGCCTCACCGATGCCCGGCCGCTGCATTCATTGCTGTCTGAGCGCGAATTCTCGGTGTTCGAGCGCCTGGCCCAGGGCGCTAACGTCAACGATATTGCCCAGCAACTGGCGCTGAGCAACAAGACCATCAGCACCCACAAGGCGCGGCTGATGCAGAAGCTCAACGTCACCTCGCTGGCGGAGCTGGTGAAGTACGCGATGGAGCACAAGCTGTTGTGA
- a CDS encoding sensor histidine kinase, whose protein sequence is MKLLRCLLLIGCFCLPLITWAASPSAPAQVVLEPAQQQWLEQHRSLRVGLVLQAPFAQFDRRLQQLYGVNVELMNWLGRSLGLDLTWRNFTDQAALEHALQAGEVDLAPGLTQTPASLRLWLFSDPYMRVPQLIVGPRTGAVAVDLEKLASTDRVAVRMPSTVADYLRATYTNLNLQGVPQERQALQLVLSEQARFAVVDEAQLSRLSRESEFSELVVVGDIGLPQLLRVGSRRDWPELAEILERGLQAVPAKDLEQLHQRWLEPKYPRLSESPGFWQNLGLLLAALLFSCVAIVIWQRRQLQQLEHSLLATRDTLAQRQAREEALRLSQFSIDQSTVGILWVNWDSHVRYANRAAESMLGYPSGALIDRPLIDFEPNLHMDRWLDLWKRARASDEAPQHFETRCLRADRSLLPVDVSLSFLRFRDAEYLVVFLADVTERRRALAALRESEARLKGIAGNVPGLVFRLERNPAEGELEFPYISEGSEALVGYAPAALQHPDMGLRNLVHPDDRADYHRVQDLALATDSDWSWQGRILTRQGEQRWADIKASTRTLVDGRVVWDGVVWDISQSKRVELELARSQEQLRELSAHLESVREEEKARIAREVHDELGQMLTVLKLETSMCELAYAELDPGLNERLGSMKRLIAQLFQLVRDVATALRPPILDAGIASAIEWQARRFEARTQIPCLVQVPENLPPLSDAKAIGLFRILQEALTNVMRHAQAHTVQISLSLDGQTLRLTVIDDGVGFVLEQSRPTSFGLVGMRERVLMLGGSMALESEPGEGTSLSVAIPLD, encoded by the coding sequence ATGAAGCTTTTGCGCTGCCTGTTGCTTATCGGCTGTTTTTGCCTGCCCTTGATCACTTGGGCGGCGTCGCCTTCCGCGCCTGCGCAGGTTGTGCTGGAGCCGGCCCAGCAGCAATGGCTTGAGCAACACCGCAGCCTGCGCGTCGGGCTGGTGCTGCAGGCACCTTTTGCCCAGTTCGACCGGCGCCTGCAGCAGCTCTATGGGGTCAACGTCGAGCTGATGAACTGGCTTGGCCGTTCGCTGGGGCTGGACCTTACCTGGCGCAACTTTACCGATCAGGCTGCCCTTGAGCATGCGCTGCAGGCCGGCGAAGTCGATCTGGCCCCAGGTCTGACCCAGACACCTGCCAGCCTGCGCCTATGGTTGTTCAGCGATCCCTACATGCGCGTGCCGCAATTGATTGTCGGCCCGCGTACTGGCGCGGTGGCGGTTGATCTGGAGAAGCTCGCCAGTACCGATCGGGTCGCCGTGCGCATGCCCAGCACTGTCGCCGACTACCTGCGTGCCACCTACACCAACCTCAACCTGCAAGGCGTGCCTCAGGAGCGCCAGGCGTTGCAGCTGGTGCTCAGCGAACAGGCGCGGTTTGCCGTGGTAGATGAAGCGCAGTTGAGCCGTCTGTCTCGGGAAAGTGAATTCAGCGAGCTGGTGGTGGTCGGTGATATCGGCCTGCCGCAGTTGCTGCGGGTCGGCTCGCGCCGGGACTGGCCGGAGCTGGCCGAGATTCTTGAGCGCGGCCTGCAGGCCGTTCCGGCCAAGGACCTGGAGCAACTCCACCAGCGCTGGCTGGAGCCTAAATACCCGCGCCTGAGCGAATCCCCGGGCTTTTGGCAGAACCTGGGTCTGTTGCTGGCGGCGCTGCTGTTCAGTTGCGTGGCCATCGTCATTTGGCAGCGTCGGCAACTACAGCAGCTCGAGCACAGTTTATTGGCCACCCGCGACACCCTGGCCCAGCGCCAGGCCCGCGAAGAAGCCTTGCGCCTGAGCCAGTTTTCCATCGACCAGAGCACCGTGGGCATTCTCTGGGTCAACTGGGACAGCCATGTGCGCTATGCCAACCGGGCCGCCGAAAGCATGCTCGGATACCCCTCGGGGGCGCTGATCGATCGGCCGCTGATTGATTTCGAGCCGAACCTGCACATGGACCGCTGGCTCGATCTGTGGAAGCGTGCCCGTGCCAGCGATGAAGCCCCGCAGCATTTTGAAACCCGGTGCCTGCGTGCCGATCGCAGCCTGCTGCCGGTGGATGTGTCGCTGAGCTTTCTGCGCTTTCGTGATGCCGAATACCTGGTGGTGTTTCTTGCCGATGTCACCGAACGCAGGCGCGCCCTGGCGGCGCTGCGCGAGAGCGAGGCACGGCTCAAGGGTATTGCCGGCAACGTACCCGGCCTGGTGTTTCGCCTTGAACGCAACCCGGCCGAAGGCGAGCTGGAGTTCCCCTACATCAGTGAAGGCAGTGAAGCCCTGGTGGGCTATGCGCCTGCGGCGTTGCAGCATCCGGACATGGGCCTGCGCAACCTGGTGCACCCTGACGACCGCGCCGATTACCACCGGGTCCAGGACCTGGCCCTGGCCACTGACAGCGACTGGTCCTGGCAAGGGCGGATCCTGACCCGCCAGGGCGAGCAGCGCTGGGCCGACATCAAGGCCAGTACCCGCACCCTGGTGGATGGCCGGGTGGTCTGGGACGGAGTGGTCTGGGACATCAGCCAGAGCAAGCGCGTCGAGCTCGAGCTGGCCCGTTCACAGGAGCAACTGCGCGAACTGTCGGCGCACCTGGAAAGCGTTCGCGAGGAAGAAAAAGCCCGTATTGCCCGGGAAGTGCACGATGAGCTGGGACAGATGCTCACGGTGCTCAAGCTTGAAACATCCATGTGCGAACTGGCCTACGCCGAACTGGACCCCGGCCTCAACGAGCGCCTGGGCAGCATGAAGCGCCTGATCGCCCAGCTGTTCCAGCTGGTGCGCGATGTGGCCACCGCCTTGCGCCCGCCGATCCTCGATGCCGGCATTGCTTCGGCCATCGAGTGGCAGGCCCGGCGTTTCGAGGCGCGCACGCAGATCCCCTGCCTGGTGCAGGTACCGGAGAATCTGCCACCCTTGAGTGATGCCAAGGCCATTGGCCTGTTCCGCATCCTGCAAGAGGCGCTGACCAATGTCATGCGCCATGCCCAGGCGCATACTGTGCAGATCAGCCTGAGTCTCGATGGCCAGACCCTGCGCCTGACGGTGATCGATGATGGCGTAGGGTTTGTCCTTGAGCAAAGTCGGCCAACGTCCTTTGGCCTAGTCGGTATGCGTGAGCGGGTGCTGATGCTCGGTGGCAGCATGGCCCTGGAAAGCGAGCCGGGCGAGGGCACCAGCCTGAGCGTGGCCATCCCCCTGGATTAG
- a CDS encoding DnaJ domain-containing protein: MLWPSTVIGAGAGFAIASIPGALLGALLGQAMDRRLQLHSWAHLRERLGGRPVLRDDEVLFVLLGRLAKSDGRVVDGHIQQARVEMQRLEMTEPARRRAIAAFNRGKAGKERLGVHLRRLKQQPHAAEGMLRACWRMVWADGQAGRHERELLLAWGQALGWSAAKVQALALDYEPQKAALADGTLGYPQALRMLGVSADSEAGQIKQAYRRLLSRHHPDKLVGNGASPAQVREATERTRELHQAYAVIRKRRGF, from the coding sequence ATGTTGTGGCCGAGCACAGTGATAGGTGCCGGAGCAGGCTTCGCCATCGCCAGTATTCCCGGGGCGTTGCTGGGGGCGTTGCTGGGCCAGGCGATGGACCGCCGTTTGCAGTTGCACAGTTGGGCGCATCTGCGTGAACGCCTGGGTGGGCGGCCGGTGCTGCGTGACGACGAGGTGCTGTTCGTCCTGCTTGGGCGCCTGGCCAAGAGCGACGGACGGGTGGTCGATGGCCATATCCAGCAGGCCCGGGTGGAGATGCAGCGCCTGGAAATGACTGAACCGGCCAGGCGCCGCGCCATTGCCGCGTTCAATCGTGGCAAGGCTGGCAAGGAGCGCCTGGGTGTTCATCTGCGCCGCCTCAAGCAACAGCCGCATGCCGCCGAAGGCATGTTGCGCGCATGCTGGCGCATGGTCTGGGCTGATGGCCAGGCTGGCCGGCATGAACGCGAGCTGCTGCTGGCGTGGGGCCAGGCCCTTGGCTGGTCGGCAGCCAAGGTCCAGGCCCTGGCGCTGGACTATGAGCCGCAAAAGGCCGCACTGGCCGATGGCACGCTGGGTTATCCACAAGCCTTGCGCATGCTTGGGGTCAGCGCCGACAGCGAAGCCGGGCAGATCAAACAAGCCTACCGGCGCCTGCTCAGCCGTCATCATCCGGACAAGCTGGTGGGCAATGGCGCAAGCCCCGCGCAGGTTCGCGAGGCCACCGAACGAACCCGTGAACTGCATCAGGCCTACGCCGTCATCCGTAAACGCCGTGGCTTCTAG
- a CDS encoding LPS-assembly protein LptD: MALKSPAFRKKFPLLVTGGLLAMQPLATPYVVAAEQFDCQVSAAGGWDCKPKTPAAALPPRPVHAGAAASSSGETPAGSGEVAQEQAQGPVLVTEAKGRVLKSRSPDASHLDWVPRDQLTPAQLAETGPYCAGAYIEPTRPGMTDTTPKDESPTFIGAKVSRYQQEQQIATLAGDVVMRQGSMQVEADEANLYQAENRGELSGNVKIRDNGSLVVGDHADIQLDTGEAKVDNAEYVMHKSRIRGSALYAKRAENAIIRLKDGTYTTCEPNSNAWQLKGNNITLNPATGFGTATNVTLRVKDFPVFYTPYIYFPIDDRRQSGFLPPSFSTSSDTGFMLVTPYYFNLAPNYDATLYPRYMAKRGMLMEGEFRYLTKSSEGQFGGAYLNDKDDDRKLQTDYKDQRWMVNWQHKGGLDERLMTEVDYTDFSDPFYFQDLESDQIGVESRDFVNQQGALTYRGDTYTARLNVQAFELATISQITPYDRLPQVTFNGMLPYHPGGMNFTYESEAVRFERDLKNGTVFDKDGKLDTSVRADGGRIDQNITGLARANGTRLHLAPTISLPMEASYGYVRPSLKYAYTHYDLDLDSQGKAQAPGQPREFGRFNSSQDRDVPIVSVDSGLYFDRSTQWFGKNYTQTLEPRLYYLYVPYKNQMDIPVFDTSEYTFNYASLFRDNRFSGNDRIGDENKLSLGVTNRWIEENGFERQRLSVGQALYFKDRKVQLPGIAYKDRQDAQSDVSPYALEYEYRFNRDWRFNSDFNWDPDSRSTRSGSAMFHYQPEDNVNKVVNLGYRYRNDMVIYNSATGRWQVGGGDYGQPGDANYIKDYYKIQQHDFSVMWPIVPQWTAIARWQHDYNRNRTLEAFGGFEYDNCCWKLRLINRYWIDYDDYSQAIPQNEKGDHGVFLQIVLKGLGGVVGNKVESFLDQGIQGYRTREDQAY; this comes from the coding sequence ATGGCATTGAAATCCCCCGCGTTTCGTAAAAAATTCCCGTTGCTGGTCACCGGCGGTTTGCTGGCGATGCAACCTCTGGCCACCCCATACGTGGTTGCCGCAGAGCAGTTCGACTGCCAAGTGTCTGCTGCCGGAGGCTGGGACTGCAAGCCCAAAACCCCTGCCGCCGCACTGCCGCCGCGCCCGGTGCACGCCGGAGCGGCCGCCAGCTCGTCCGGTGAAACGCCAGCCGGCTCCGGCGAGGTCGCCCAGGAGCAGGCTCAAGGTCCGGTGCTGGTCACCGAAGCCAAAGGCCGCGTGCTGAAATCCCGTAGCCCCGATGCCAGCCACCTGGATTGGGTCCCTCGTGACCAGCTCACCCCAGCCCAGCTCGCCGAAACCGGGCCTTACTGCGCCGGTGCCTACATCGAGCCGACCCGTCCGGGCATGACCGACACCACGCCCAAAGACGAGTCGCCGACCTTCATCGGTGCCAAGGTTTCGCGCTACCAGCAGGAGCAGCAGATCGCCACCCTCGCCGGTGACGTGGTCATGCGCCAGGGCAGCATGCAGGTCGAGGCCGACGAGGCCAACCTGTACCAGGCCGAGAACCGTGGTGAGCTGAGCGGCAATGTGAAGATTCGCGACAACGGTTCGCTGGTGGTCGGCGATCACGCCGACATCCAGCTCGACACCGGTGAAGCCAAGGTCGATAACGCCGAATACGTGATGCACAAATCGCGCATCCGCGGCAGCGCCCTGTACGCCAAGCGTGCTGAAAACGCCATCATCCGCCTCAAGGATGGTACCTACACCACCTGTGAGCCGAACAGCAACGCCTGGCAGCTCAAGGGCAACAACATTACCCTGAACCCGGCCACCGGCTTCGGTACCGCGACCAACGTCACCCTGCGGGTCAAGGATTTCCCGGTGTTCTACACACCGTACATCTACTTCCCGATCGATGACCGCCGCCAGTCCGGTTTCCTGCCGCCGTCGTTCAGCACCAGCAGCGATACCGGCTTCATGCTGGTCACGCCGTACTATTTCAACCTGGCGCCAAACTACGACGCCACCTTGTATCCACGCTACATGGCCAAGCGCGGCATGTTGATGGAAGGCGAGTTCCGCTACCTGACCAAGTCCAGCGAAGGACAGTTCGGTGGTGCTTACCTGAATGACAAGGATGATGACCGCAAGCTGCAGACGGACTACAAAGATCAGCGCTGGATGGTCAACTGGCAGCACAAGGGCGGCCTCGACGAGCGCCTGATGACTGAAGTCGACTACACCGACTTCAGCGACCCGTTCTACTTCCAGGACCTGGAATCGGATCAGATCGGTGTCGAAAGCCGGGACTTCGTCAATCAGCAAGGTGCGTTGACCTATCGCGGTGATACCTACACCGCGCGGCTGAACGTGCAGGCTTTCGAGCTGGCGACCATTTCGCAGATCACCCCGTATGACCGCCTGCCGCAGGTCACTTTCAACGGCATGCTGCCTTACCACCCGGGCGGGATGAACTTCACCTACGAATCCGAGGCTGTACGCTTCGAGCGTGATCTGAAGAACGGCACTGTCTTCGACAAGGACGGCAAGCTCGATACCAGCGTTCGCGCTGACGGTGGCCGCATCGACCAGAACATCACCGGCCTGGCCCGAGCCAACGGTACTCGCCTGCACCTGGCGCCGACCATCAGCCTGCCGATGGAAGCAAGCTATGGTTATGTACGGCCATCGCTGAAGTACGCCTACACCCACTACGACCTTGACCTCGACAGTCAGGGCAAGGCCCAGGCGCCAGGCCAGCCGCGCGAATTCGGCCGGTTCAACTCTTCGCAGGATCGCGATGTTCCGATCGTCAGCGTCGACAGCGGGCTGTACTTCGACCGCAGCACCCAGTGGTTCGGCAAGAACTACACCCAGACCCTGGAACCACGTCTGTACTACCTGTACGTCCCGTACAAGAACCAGATGGACATCCCGGTCTTCGATACCAGCGAGTACACCTTCAACTACGCCTCGCTGTTTCGCGACAACCGTTTCAGTGGCAACGACCGTATCGGCGACGAGAACAAGCTGTCGCTGGGCGTGACCAACCGCTGGATCGAAGAGAACGGCTTTGAACGTCAGCGCCTTAGCGTTGGCCAGGCCCTGTACTTCAAGGACCGCAAGGTTCAGTTGCCTGGCATTGCCTACAAGGACCGTCAGGACGCACAGTCGGATGTTTCCCCGTACGCACTGGAATACGAATACCGCTTCAACCGCGACTGGCGCTTCAATTCCGATTTCAACTGGGATCCGGACAGCCGCAGCACCCGTTCGGGCAGCGCGATGTTCCATTACCAGCCTGAAGACAACGTCAACAAGGTGGTCAACCTCGGTTACCGCTACCGCAACGACATGGTCATCTACAACAGCGCCACTGGTCGCTGGCAGGTAGGTGGTGGCGACTATGGCCAGCCGGGTGACGCGAACTACATCAAGGACTACTACAAGATCCAGCAGCATGACTTCTCGGTCATGTGGCCGATCGTTCCGCAGTGGACCGCGATCGCGCGCTGGCAGCATGACTACAACCGCAACCGCACGCTGGAAGCCTTCGGTGGTTTCGAATATGACAACTGCTGCTGGAAGCTGCGTCTGATCAACCGTTACTGGATCGATTACGACGATTACAGCCAGGCAATTCCGCAAAACGAAAAAGGCGACCACGGCGTCTTCCTGCAGATTGTGCTGAAAGGCCTCGGCGGCGTAGTGGGCAACAAGGTCGAGTCGTTCCTCGACCAGGGCATTCAAGGTTATCGTACTCGTGAAGACCAAGCTTACTGA
- a CDS encoding peptidylprolyl isomerase — translation MKTKLTDCLRPLLLGAVLLTGTAHAAVQPLDSVVAIVDNDVVMKSQLDSRVREVQQTIAKRGGQVPPAGVLDQQVLERLIVENLQLQIGDRSGIRITDEELNQAIGTIAQRNGMNLEQFRAALAHDGLSYEDAREQVRREMIISRVRQRRVAERIQVSEQEVKNFLASEQGQMQLSEEWRLANILIPTPESANSAQIQAAAQKAGEVYSRLKSGADFGQMAIASSASENALEGGEMGWRKAGQLPPELAKLLSSLSVGDVTQPLRIPTGFLIIKMQEKRGGGGATMRDEVHVRHILIKPSEIRSEAATKELAQRLYDRIQNGEDFATLAKSFSEDPGSALNGGDLNWIDPSALVPEFREEMANAQQGQVTKPFKTQYGWHVLEVLGRRATDSTEQAREQQAMNVLRNRKYDEELQTWLRQIRDEAYVEIKLPGADQAAQ, via the coding sequence GTGAAGACCAAGCTTACTGATTGTCTGCGCCCGCTGTTGCTGGGCGCAGTATTGCTGACCGGCACGGCGCACGCCGCCGTGCAACCCCTGGACAGCGTTGTGGCCATCGTCGACAACGACGTGGTGATGAAAAGCCAGCTGGACAGCCGCGTACGCGAAGTCCAGCAGACCATCGCCAAGCGTGGCGGCCAGGTGCCGCCCGCCGGTGTCCTGGACCAACAGGTGCTCGAGCGCCTGATCGTCGAGAACCTGCAACTGCAGATCGGCGATCGCTCGGGCATCCGCATCACCGACGAAGAACTGAACCAGGCCATCGGCACCATTGCCCAGCGCAATGGCATGAACCTGGAGCAGTTCCGCGCCGCTTTGGCCCACGACGGCCTGTCGTACGAAGATGCCCGCGAGCAGGTTCGACGCGAGATGATCATCAGCCGCGTGCGTCAGCGCCGGGTTGCCGAGCGCATCCAGGTCTCGGAGCAGGAAGTGAAAAACTTCCTCGCCTCGGAGCAAGGCCAGATGCAACTGTCGGAAGAATGGCGCCTGGCCAATATCCTGATCCCGACCCCGGAAAGCGCCAACTCGGCGCAGATCCAGGCGGCCGCGCAAAAGGCTGGTGAGGTCTACTCGCGCCTGAAAAGCGGTGCCGACTTCGGCCAGATGGCAATCGCCAGCTCCGCCAGCGAAAACGCCCTGGAAGGCGGCGAAATGGGCTGGCGTAAAGCCGGTCAACTGCCGCCGGAGCTCGCCAAGCTGCTCAGCAGCCTGAGCGTTGGTGACGTGACTCAGCCACTGCGTATTCCTACCGGTTTCCTCATCATCAAGATGCAGGAAAAACGCGGCGGCGGTGGTGCCACCATGCGCGACGAAGTGCATGTCCGCCACATCCTGATCAAGCCAAGCGAGATTCGCAGCGAAGCGGCGACCAAGGAACTGGCGCAACGGCTGTATGACCGCATCCAGAACGGCGAAGATTTCGCCACGCTGGCCAAGAGCTTCTCCGAAGACCCTGGCTCGGCACTCAATGGCGGCGACCTCAACTGGATCGATCCAAGCGCCCTGGTACCGGAGTTCCGCGAAGAAATGGCCAACGCCCAACAGGGCCAGGTGACCAAGCCATTCAAGACCCAGTATGGCTGGCACGTGCTCGAAGTGCTGGGCCGCCGCGCCACCGACAGCACCGAACAGGCCCGCGAGCAACAAGCGATGAACGTACTGCGCAACCGCAAGTACGATGAAGAACTGCAGACCTGGCTGCGTCAGATCCGTGACGAAGCCTACGTCGAAATCAAGCTTCCTGGCGCCGATCAGGCCGCGCAGTGA